The sequence below is a genomic window from Thioclava nitratireducens.
CGCTCTCGCCCTGCGCTGGGCGCAACTCCGCCCGGTGCGCCGCGAGTGCCCAGCCTTCCTTCCGTTTTTCCAGAACGAGATCGAGCACTCCCAGATGCGTCCCGCCGGCCCCGGCGTTGAGCGCGGGCTTGCCGTGAAGCGTGCCCAGAACCGGATCGATCCCCGCGAAACTCGGACGGGAAGGATCGGGAAAGCGCAGGTGGTCATGCCCAGCCAGCACGATGTCGATCCCGTCGAGCTGCGCGATCGTGACTGCCGCCCGCTCGGCGGCGGGGGCCGAGCCTTGCGGCGCGTTCTGATCCAGCGGCAGCGGAGAAATCCCCGTATGGGCGAGGGCGACGACCAGATCGGCCCCGGCTGCACGGATCAGACGCAGCTGCGCCTTCATCGCCTCCAGAAGTGAGGAGGTCGAAAGCTCGGCCTCGGATCGCGTCTCGAGCCACGCAAGGCTGGGCGGCGGCAGCACGCCAATCACCGCGACCCGCAGATGTCGCTCGGTACCGTGACTGTCGCGAAAGCGGCGTTCGATCATCGCCCAAGGCCGGATCGGCGTATCCGACGAGGCATGCAGATTGGCGCAGACGGTGGGAAAATCCGCGGTTTCCAGAGCGCGCTCGAGCGACGCCAGCCCGAAATCGAATTCGTGATTTCCAAGCGCGGCCGCGTCGTAGCCCAAAGCGTTCATTGCCGCGATCATCGGATTTTCGCCGTCGTGGCTGTCCGCCGTCTCTCCCGGCTCGCTCCAGAGCTGGGTCAGGGGCGTGCCTTGAAGGAAGTCGCCGCAATCGAACAGCAGGCAGTTCGGGGCTTCGCTGCGCGCTTGCGCAATCTCCGAGGCCAGCGCTGCCAAGCCTCTGCGCGGGGCCGGGCGGTCATTGAAGTAATCGTAGCCCCGCGCTTGACCATGCAAATCGGTCGTCTCAAGAACCCTCAGCGCGAGTGTGACGCGCTGATCCGAAAACTGGCCGGGCCAATCCCGGTCAGACAGTTTCCCCATGTGATCCCCTTGGCCCGTAATTGACCTTTTATCGTTTAAATGCCGCCCCTTGGCGGTCGTGTGTCCCACACGCAAGCTAGAGTAGAGGTCGGTCGTTTGCCAAGTTTTAAATTGACGTAACGCGTTTGCGAGGTCCGGGCACGTGGCGGCTCTGGCTTGCGCGTCACCTGATCGGCACTGGTCTCCGGCTGGCGCCCCGTGGCATGGGTAGGGCGATCCGCAGGAGTTTTTCATGCCGCCCGATTCCCTCGCCGACGCGCGAAAGCCGATTTCTCAACCCGCCCGGTTGTCTCAAGGACGCGTGCTCGATTCGCGGGGCTTGGCCTTTGCGGAAGCGCCGGGTGCGCTCGAGCGGGCGGCCCATCTGCGGGGCGATGCAGAGCGGCTCGCGGATCTGCGCGCAGGCGAAGCGGCGCGGGTGGTTGCGCTTTGGCGCGGGCGTCCGCTGTTCGGGCCCGAAGGGCTGCACCTTCTGCGCGCGGGCGAGGCGGCGCTCGAGGCTATGCCGGGACCGGAGATTTTCCTCGGGTGCCACGACGGGTGTGCTCTGTTTTCCCGCGATGTCTCGGCTTTCGAGCCCGAGGGTGAACGACCCGACGGGGCGGCCTTCTTCGACGCCTCCGAGCAGCGCCATCCCGATCTGCCCGACGATATCGTCTTCGCCGAGCTGCGTGGCCGGATGGGGTTTCTGAGCCCGGTCGAGGCGGAGATCGCCGCCACCGCGCGCGGGCTCGTGGAATGGCACCGGACGCATCGTTTCTGCTCCACCTGCGGCGCCGAAAGCGAGCCGGAGCAGGCGGGGTGGCATCGGCGCTGCCCGGTTTGTGAGCGGCACCATTTTCCGCGGACCGACCCGGTCGTGATCATGCTGATCACCGACGGCAACCGGCTCCTGCTGGGGCGCGGCCCGCATTGGCCCGAGACGATGTATTCCTGCCTCGCGGGCTTCATGGAGCCGGGAGAGACGGTCGAGGCCGCCGTGCGCCGCGAGGTGTTCGAGGAAAGCGGCGTCGAGGTGGGAGAGGTCTCTCTCGTCGCTTCGCAGCCGTGGCCGTTCCCGGCCTCTTTGATGCTGGGGTGTCGCGGCGTGGCGACGACCACCGATATCACCATCGACCCGGTCGAGATCGCCGATGCACGCTGGATCAACCGGGAGCGTCTGCTGCAGGTTGTGGCTGGGCGCGACCCTGAGATCTCCGCGCCACGCCAGGGCGCGATCGCCGGTTGGCTGATGCGCGAGTGGCTTGCAGATCGGCTGGAATGAGGCCAGTTTGCCGCGCACGGCGCGCCGCTCCCCGGTGCCCTGACTGCTGATCCGAGGAATTCGTCTCATGAAATTGTCGACCCGCACCGATATTTCCGCGCCCGCCGGTTTCGTCTTCGGACGGCTCGCGGATTTCGGGAGCTTCGAGCGGGTGGCGATGCGCCGCGGGATCACGCTGAAACGGCTCGATACGCTAAACGAACCGGGCGCAGGCATGTCTTGGGATATCGGTTTCCGTTTTCGTGGCAAGCAGCGCCAGATGATCACCGATGTGAAGCGTTTCGAAGTGCCGGAACTGATCGTCTACGAGGGCGTTTCGAACAGTTTCGAGGCGGTGATGGATTTCGATCTCACGGATCTGTCGCGAACCCGGACGCGGTTGCAGGTGGGGCTGGAGTTGAAGCCGCGCAGTCTCGGCGCGCGGCTGATGATCCAGTCGGCCAAGCTCGGCAAGGGCAACCTCGAACGCCGCTTCAAGGAACGGATCGAGCAATTCGCGCAGGATATCGAGCGTCAGCACGAGAAGATCGCCTGACGCCCGGCCCCCTCAGCTCTTGCGTTCCGGTGCGGCCGGGTAGACGCCCAGAATTTCCAGATAACTGGTGAAGTAATCCAGTTCCTCGAGCGCGCGCGCCAGCGCCGGATCGTCGGGATGGCCTTCGACATCGGCGTAGAACTGCGTCGCGGTGAAATGCCCGCCGACCATGTAGCTTTCGAGCTTGGTCATGTTCACGCCATTGGTCGCGAACCCGCCCATTGCCTTGTAGAGGGCTGCCGGGATGTTGCGCACCCGGAAGACGAAAGTGGTCATCATCTTCTCGCCACGCGGGCGGGTGTCGGGCTCGGTGCCCATGATCAGGAAGCGCGTGGTGTTATGCGCGTGATCCTCGATATGCCGGGCGAGGATGTTGAGGCCATACGTCTCGGCGGCCATGTCGGAGGCCAGCACGCCGACGCTGCGGGTCTGTGCCTGCACGAGTTCGGCGGCCGCGCCCGCACTGTCGGCGGCGGCCTCGCCCCGGATCCCGTAGCGCGCGAGGAAGCTTGCCGCCTGCGGCAGAAGCACCAGATGCGCGCGGACCTTTTCCAGCTCATCGATCTCCACGCCGGGCAGGGCCATCAGGCTGATATGCACGCGCACGAAGGCCTCGTCGAGGATATGCAGCCCCGATTCCGGCAGCAGGCGGTGAATGTCGGCCACCCGCCCGTAGGTGGAGTTCTCCACCGGCAGCATCGCGAGATCGGCGTCGCCTTTCTTCACCGAGGCGATCACGTCCTCGAAGGTGCGGCAAGGGACCGGTTCGAGGTCCGGACGCGCGTCGCGGCAAGCCTGATGCGAATACGCGCCCAACTCGCCCTGAAAAGCGATCCGTCCGGTTCTCGGCGTTTGTCCTTGGCTGCTCATGGGCAATCCCCCCCCGCACTGATCTCGTCTCGCGCCCCTGCCTAGCCCGTGCCTGCGCGGAAGGGAAGAGCCGGGGCGCAGAGGGCTCACGCTGCGTCATCCCCCGGTCACTCTTCGGAAATCCGATCACATCTGGTAAAGTTCGCTTGATCTAAAGGGCCCTGTGCGGATAGATGCGCGGGACGACGACGCATATCAGGGACGAGACATGTTCAACACGATGACCTTCACCAAGGCGGCGGGCGCGTTTCTGGGCGCGTTGCTGTTCTTCCTGCTTACGGCCTGGGCCTCCAGCGCGCTCTACACCGTCGGCGAAAGCCACGACGCTTCGGGCGGGAGCGAGCACGCGATGAAGGACATGATGTCCGCAGCGCCCGGCGATCTACTGGCCGCGCCGGAAGAAGGCGATGGCGCCGCGAAGGAAGAGCAAGTCGCACAGGTCGAACTGGGCACCGGCGATGCCGCCAAGGGCGAGAAGATCTTTGGCAAGTGCAAGGCCTGCCATTCGCTCGAAGGCAAGAACGGTGTCGGCCCGCATCTCGACGGTGTGGTCGGTCGCCCGATCGCTTCGGTCGCGGATTACTCCTATTCGGACGCGCTCAAGAGCCATGGCGGCGAATGGACGCTCGAAGCGCTCAACGAGTGGCTGACCAACCCGAAAGACTTCATCCCGGGCAACAAGATGTCCTTCGCCGGTCTCAAGAAGCCCGAAGACCGCAACGACGTGATTGCCTACCTGCAAGAGCATTCGAACTGAGGCAAGCCCTCTCGAAATCTCTCAAGGCCGCCTCTTTGGGCGGCCTTTTGCATTTCCCGCCGTGCTTTACAGATTCGTAACTTGCTCCCTGTGCGCTAAGGCTTTTAGCTAGGCAGACGCGAAAACGCTTTGGAGCAGGGAGCAGGAGTGCATGGCAAAAGCGCGAGTGGCGAGTAAAGCGATCGATCTGGATTGGACGCAGGTGGCGCCGCGCGCGCTGAGCGGGCTGGTTGCAGCGGGTCTGATCTGGGCGGGGCTGGCCTTCGGCGCACATGCACAGGATAGCACCCAGGGCAGCGACACGATCATCTCCTACGGGATCGCGACGCTGGGGCATCTGAAGTATCCCGCCGATTACGCCCATCTCGACTACGTCAATCCGGATGCGCCCAAGGGCGGGGAAATTTCGGAATGGGCGCCGGGCGGCTTCGACAACTACAATCCCTATTCGATCCAGGGCCGAGCGGCCGCACTGTCCTCGGTGCCGCTGGAGTCGTTGATGGAAGGTACCGCCGACACGGTTGGCGAGCTTTACTGCCTGCTCTGTAAAAGCCTCGAATATCCGCCGAGCAAGGATTGGGTCACCTTCACCCTGCGCGACGGGATCAAGTTCTCCGACGGCACGCCGCTGACTGCGCAGGATGTGGTCTTCTCCTACGAGCAGCTGCGCGACAAGGGGCTGAGCTCTTTCCGTGCGGTGATCGCCCAGCAGGTCAAATCCGCTAAGGCGATCGACGACAAGCACATCCGTTTCGACTTCCAGCCCGATTACCCGCGCCGCGATATCATCCAATCGGTTGCGTCGCTGCCGATCTTCTCCAAGGCGCAGTTCGAAAAGGAGAGCATCGACCTGTCGCAGACCTCCCCGGTGCCCTTCATCGGCTCGGGCCCCTACATGTTCGACAGCGTCAAAAGCAATCGCGCGATCACCTGGAAGCGGAATCCCGACTATTGGGGCAAGGACCTTCCGATCAACAAGGGCCGCTCGAATTTCGACAAGATCCGCGTCGAGTATTTCGGCGATTACCAGTCGGCCTTCGAGGGCTTCAAATCGGGCACCTACACCTTCCGCAACGAAGCGAGTTCGATCATCTGGGCCACCGCCTACGACTTCCCGGCGATGCAGTCGGGCGAGGTCGTGAAGGCGGAACTGCCCAACGGCAACATCGCCTCTGGGCAGGGCTTCGCGATCAATCTGCGCGAGCCGAAATTCGACGATATCCGCGTGCGCGAGGCGCTCGGTCTCGTCTTCAACTTCGAGTGGTCGAACGACACGCTTTTCTACGGGCTCTATGATCGGGTCGAGAGCTTCTGGGAAAACTCCAAGCTGCAGGCGCAGGGCAAGCCCTCGGCGGAGGAGAAGAAAATCCTCGAACCGCTCGCCAAGGATCTGCCTGACGGCATCCTGACCGACGACGCGGTGATCCAGCCGGTCTCGGGCAAGCGCCAACTCGACCGCAAGAACATGCGCAAGGCGGCGAAACTGCTCGAAGAGGCGGGCTGGACCGTCGGCGATGACGGGATGCGCCGCAACGACAAGGGCGAGAAGCTGACCGTTGCGATCCTCAACGACAGCCAGACCTTCGACCGCGTCATCAACCCTTATGTGCAGAACCTGCGCGCGCTCGGCATCGATGCCAGAATGGACCGCGTCGACGACAGCGAGTATGAAAACCGCCGTCGCAGCCACGACTTCGACATGATCACCACCCATCTGGGGCAGGACGAAATCCCCGGCTCGAACCTGCAGCAGTATTTCGGCTCGGGCTCGACCGATGACGTGTTCAACGCGATGGGGCTGAAGAACCCGGCGATCGACAAGATGATCCGCATGGTCGAAGAGGCGAATACAGAAGAAGAGCTGTTGCCGCGTGTCCATGCGCTGGACCGCAGCCTGCGCGCCCTGCGCTTCTGGGTGCCGCAGTGGTTCAAGCCCACCTACACGGTCGCCTATTACGACATGTACGATCACCCGGAAAAACTGCCGCCCTACGCTCTGGGAGAACTGGATTTCTGGTGGTATGACGCCGACAAGGCCAAGAAACTGAAAGCGAGCGGCGCGCTCTGAGCGACCGCCGATAAACGAGCAGAGGGCCGGACATGGGCGCCTATATCCTGCGGCGATTGCTGATGGTGATCCCCACCTTGCTGGGAATCATGATCATCAACTTCACGCTGACGCAATTCGTCCCCGGCGGGCCGATCGAGCAGGTCATTGCCCGCGTTCAGGGCGAGGCGGATTCGATGCGCAACATCTCGGGCGGTGGGGATGCGGGCACGCAGAACCAGGGCGGCGTCGAGGATAGCGGCTATCAGGGGGCGCGCGGCATCTCTCCGGAGCTGCTCAATCAGCTCGAAGTGCAGATGGGCTTCGCGCGGATCGTCTGCGATGACGGGTTCACCGGCACGCCCGATCTGGCGGACCCGGCCTGCCACAAGGAGAAGATCCCGGCCTGGCAGCGCTTCGCGATCATGATGAAGGGCTACCTGACCTTCGATTTCGGCAACAGTTTCTTCCGCAACGAGAGCGTCGTGAACCTTGTGATCGACAAGATGCCGGTCTCGATCACGCTGGGCCTGTGGTCGACGATCCTCGCCTATATCATTTCGATCCCGCTGGGCATCCGCAAAGCGGTGCGCGATGGCACCCCGTTCGACACCTGGACCTCCGGCGCGATCATCGTGGGCTACGCGATCCCGGGCTTCCTGTTCGCGGTGATGCTGATGGTGCTGTTCGCGGGTGGCAGCTATTTCAAGATATTCCCGCTGCGTGGTCTGACATCGGACAATTTCGACCAGCTCTCGATGATCGGCAAGGCGCTCGATTACCTGTGGCACATCGCGCTGCCGGTGACGGCGACGACGATCGCGAGCTTCGCGACCATGACGCTGCTGACGAAGAACTCCTTCCTCGACGAGATCAACAAGCAATATGTGATGACTGCCCGCGCCAAGGGCTTGGCCGAGAAGAAGGTGCTTTACGGGCACGTCTTTCGCAACGCGATGCTGATCGTGATCGCGGGCTTCCCGGCGCAGTTCCTCGGCATCTTCTTCGGTGCCTCGATCATCGTGGAGACGATCTTCTCGCTCGACGGGCTGGGCCTTCTGGGCTTCCAGGCGGCGGTGGAGCGCGACTACCCGGTAATCTTCGGCACGCTCTACATGTTCGGGCTGATCTCGCTCGTCGTGAACATCATCTCCGACATGATGTATGTGTTCGTTGATCCGCGGATCGATTTCGAGAAGAGGTCCGGCTGATGGCATTGTCTCCTCTCAACCAACGCCGCTGGCGCAACTTCAAGGCCAATCGCCGCGCCTTCTGGTCGGCGATCATCTTCGCGATCCTGTTCGTGGCCTCGATGTTCGCGGAGTTCATCGCGAACGACAAACCCATCGTGGTCAGCTACCGCGGCGAGCTGTATTTCCCGATCTACAACTTCTACCCCGAGACCGCCTTCGGCGGCGATTTCCGCACCGAGGCGATCTATCGCGACCCGACCGTGCAATGCCTGATCGAGACGGGCGGCACCGAGGGTTGCTTCGACGCGGACGACCCGAAGGCTTTCGCCAACGAGGCGCTGAAGACGGGCGAGGTCGATGGCGAGAAGATCGAGAAGGGCTGGCTCCTTTGGCCGCCGATCCCCTACAGCTACAACACGATCAACGATGTGGGCACCGCGCCCTCGGCCCCCGATGCCGATCACTGGTTAGGCACGGATGACACCGCGCGCGATGTGCTGGCGCGGGTGATCTACGGCTTCCGCACCTCGGTGCTGTTCGCGCTGATCGTGACCGGGATCGGCTCGATCATCGGGATCGCTGCAGGCGCTGTGCAGGGCTATTTCGGTGGCAAGGTGGACCTGTTCTTCCAGCGCATTCTGGAGATCTGGTCCTCCACGCCCGCGCTCTACGTGATCATCATCCTCTTCGCGATCCTGGGCCGAAGTTTCTGGCTGCTTGTCATGGTCTCGATCCTCTTCGGCTGGCCCGCGCTGGTCGGCGTCGTCCGGGCCGAGTTCCTGCGGGCACGCAATTTCGAATATGTCCGCGCTGCCCGTGCGCTTGGCGTATCGGACCGGGTGATCATGTTCCGCCACATCCTGCCCAATGCGATGGTGGCCACGCTGACCATGCTGCCCTTCGTGATCACCGGCGCGATCGGCGCGCTCGCCTCGCTCGACTATCTGGGCTACGGGCTGCCGTCCTCCGCGCCGTCGCTTGGGGAGCTTGCGCTGCAAGGCAAGCAGCACCTGCAAGCGCCGTGGCTGGCCTTCTCGGCCTTCTTCACCTTCGCCATCATGCTCTCGCTTCTGGTCTTCGTCTTCGAGGGCATCCGTGACGCGTTCGATCCCAGAAAGGTGTTCCGATGAAACCGGTTCTCGAGGTCGAAAACCTGAAGGTCGCCTTCAGCTCCGAGGGCAAATTCACCCCGGCCGTGAAAGGCGTGAGCTTCACCGTGAACGCGGGCGAGACCGTCGCGCTGGTGGGCGAGTCCGGTTCGGGCAAATCCGTGACCGCGCTCTCGACCGTGGCGCTGGTCGGCGGCAATTCCAAGGTCGAAGGCTCGATCCGCTACGAGGGTCGCGAGATGGTCGGCGCCTCGGAACGTGAACTGATGCGGGTGCGCGGCAACGATATCAGCTTCATCTTTCAGGAGCCGATGACCTCGCTCAATCCGCTGCACACGCTGGAAAAGCAGATCGGCGAAAGCCTCGCGCTACACCAGGGCGTGACCGGCGAGCAGGCCAAGAAACGCATCGTCGACTTGCTCGACAAGGTCGGCATACAGAACCCGGCAGACCGGCTGCAGGACTATCCGCACCAGCTTTCGGGCGGGCAGCGCCAGCGCGTGATGATCGCGATGGCGCTCGCCAATGGGCCGGACCTGCTGATCGCGGACGAACCCACCACCGCGCTCGACGTGACGATTCAGGCGCAGATCCTCGAACTGCTGGCCGATCTGAAACGCGACATGGGGATGAGCCTTCTGTTCATCAGCCACGACCTCGGTGTGGTGCGCCGCATCGCGGACCGGGTCTGCGTCATGCAGCATGGCGAGATCGTGGAGCAGGGGAAGACCGAAGACATCTTCGCCAATCCCAAGCACCCCTATACGAAGAAGCTGCTGGAGGCCGAACCCACCGGCCGCGCCGAACCGGTGCCCGAGAACGCGCCCGAACTGGTGCGGACCGAGCATCTGAAAATCTGGTTCCCGATCCAGCGCGGTTTGCTGCGCAAGACCATCGGTCACGTGAAGGCGGTCAACGACGCCTCGCTTTCGGTGAGGGCAGGGGAGACGCTGGGCATCGTGGGCGAATCCGGCTCGGGCAAGACCACGCTCGCGCTCGCGATCATGCGGCTCATTCCCTCCGAAGGGCCGATCATCTACGAGAACCAGGACATCTCCAGCTGGCAGGCGAACAAGCTGCGCGCGCTGCGCCGCGACATGCAGATCGTGTTCCAGGATCCCTTCGGCTCGCTCTCGCCGCGTATGACGGTAGAGCAGATCATCGGCGAAGGTCTGACCGTCCACGGCGTCGAGCCGGGCCGCAACCGCCGCGAGATGGTCGCCGAGATCATGGAGGAAACCGGGCTCGATCCATCGATGATGGAGCGCTACCCGCATGAATTCTCGGGCGGGCAGCGCCAGCGGATCGCCATCGCCCGCGCGATGATCCTGCGTCCCAAGGTGGTGGTGCTGGACGAGCCGACCTCCGCGCTCGACATGACGGTGCAGGTGCAAATCGTGGACCTGCTGCGCGACTTGCAGAAACGCCACGGGCTTGCCTATCTGTTCATCAGTCACGACCTGCGGGTGGTGCGCGCGCTCAGCCACAAGATCATGGTGATGAAGCGCGGCGACGTCGTCGAGGCGGGCAACGCGGCGGAGGTCTTCGCCAATCCGCAGACCGCCTATACGCGCCAGCTGATGGTGGCCGCTTTGGGGGAGAGTTCGCTGACCCCCGAGATTGCATGAAGATCCTCTTCGTTCACCAGAACTTCCCGGGCCAGTTCGTACATCTGGCACCGGCTCTGGCCGCGCGCGGGCATGACGTTCTGGCTCTGACGGTCGAGACGAACCAGCGCCCCTCGCCGGTGAAGGTGGTGAAATACCGCAAGCCCGAGCCGGTCGAGATGTCCTCGCGGCTCACGCGCCTTTACGCCGAAAGCGCCGCGCGCGGGGCAAAGGTCGCGCTGGCCGCCCGGCAGCTGCGCGACAGGCACGGCTATGTGCCGGACGTGATCTTCGGCCATTCCGGCTGGGGTGAGACGCTGTTCCTGCGCGAGGTCTGGCCCGAGGCGAAACTGCTGGTCTATGCCGAGCTGATGTATCGCACGACCGGGATGGACACCGATTTCGACGCGGAATTCCAGAAGCCCGGCCTCGAGACCCGGATCTCCACCACCGCGCGCTCGGCCCATCTGATCCAGTCGATGGTACAGGCCGATGCGGGGCTTGCCCCGACCGAGTTTCAGGCCGAGACCTTCCCGCCGGAGCTGTGCGCCAAGCTCACCATCTGCCATGACGGGGTGGACTGCGCGCGGCTCGCGCCGAACCCGCAGGCGCGTTTCACCGTGCCGGAAACCACGCTCACCTTCCGCCCCGGCGACGAGGTTCTGACCTTCGTGAACCGCTCGCTCGAGCCCTATCGCGGCTATCACTCCTTCATGCGCGCGCTGCCCGATGTGCTTGCGGCGCGGCCCGAGGCGCATGTGCTGATCGTGGGCGAGGAGGGGCAAAGCTATGGCGGCCCGCCGAAGGACGCCAAAAGCTGGAAGCAGAAATTCCTGGGCGAGGTGCGCGACCGGCTGGATATGAGCCGCGTGCATTTTCTGGGCCGCATCCCTTACGGCGATTACGTCGACATGCTCCATGTCAGCCGCACCCATGCCTATCTGACCTATCCCTTCGTGCTCAGCTGGTCGCTGATGGAATCGATGGCTGCCGGATGTGCGATCGTGGCCTCGGATACCGCGCCGGTGCGCGAGGTGATCACCGACGGGCAGACCGGGCGGCTGGTGGATTTCTTCGATATTCCCGGTTGGTCGA
It includes:
- a CDS encoding 5'-nucleotidase C-terminal domain-containing protein; this translates as MGKLSDRDWPGQFSDQRVTLALRVLETTDLHGQARGYDYFNDRPAPRRGLAALASEIAQARSEAPNCLLFDCGDFLQGTPLTQLWSEPGETADSHDGENPMIAAMNALGYDAAALGNHEFDFGLASLERALETADFPTVCANLHASSDTPIRPWAMIERRFRDSHGTERHLRVAVIGVLPPPSLAWLETRSEAELSTSSLLEAMKAQLRLIRAAGADLVVALAHTGISPLPLDQNAPQGSAPAAERAAVTIAQLDGIDIVLAGHDHLRFPDPSRPSFAGIDPVLGTLHGKPALNAGAGGTHLGVLDLVLEKRKEGWALAAHRAELRPAQGESGPDSAAVLASSARAHRRTLDHIRRPIGTTAEPLHSYFTQIAPDRTLALTIAAKRRYAREKLAGRPEADLPLLGAASSFKSGGTAGSAHFIDIPAGPLRMSHLDDIYLFNNMVAAVELSGAELRDWLEQAVSIYNQQRADGRLRMLCDFAFASYHFDVIAGLTYEIDLSQPPRFRPDGSLNTAARGRIRDLRHEGARVSDTDRFIVVSNDFRLSGGGGFKQRGRPVSLAPEPMRVRDLLLQEIDAQQGPLRIDAPPIWRFAPLPGARALYHTGPGASAYLSELAQVGLQAEPGPVNANGFLPLEIAL
- the nudC gene encoding NAD(+) diphosphatase, with the translated sequence MPPDSLADARKPISQPARLSQGRVLDSRGLAFAEAPGALERAAHLRGDAERLADLRAGEAARVVALWRGRPLFGPEGLHLLRAGEAALEAMPGPEIFLGCHDGCALFSRDVSAFEPEGERPDGAAFFDASEQRHPDLPDDIVFAELRGRMGFLSPVEAEIAATARGLVEWHRTHRFCSTCGAESEPEQAGWHRRCPVCERHHFPRTDPVVIMLITDGNRLLLGRGPHWPETMYSCLAGFMEPGETVEAAVRREVFEESGVEVGEVSLVASQPWPFPASLMLGCRGVATTTDITIDPVEIADARWINRERLLQVVAGRDPEISAPRQGAIAGWLMREWLADRLE
- a CDS encoding SRPBCC family protein, encoding MKLSTRTDISAPAGFVFGRLADFGSFERVAMRRGITLKRLDTLNEPGAGMSWDIGFRFRGKQRQMITDVKRFEVPELIVYEGVSNSFEAVMDFDLTDLSRTRTRLQVGLELKPRSLGARLMIQSAKLGKGNLERRFKERIEQFAQDIERQHEKIA
- a CDS encoding prephenate dehydratase; translated protein: MSSQGQTPRTGRIAFQGELGAYSHQACRDARPDLEPVPCRTFEDVIASVKKGDADLAMLPVENSTYGRVADIHRLLPESGLHILDEAFVRVHISLMALPGVEIDELEKVRAHLVLLPQAASFLARYGIRGEAAADSAGAAAELVQAQTRSVGVLASDMAAETYGLNILARHIEDHAHNTTRFLIMGTEPDTRPRGEKMMTTFVFRVRNIPAALYKAMGGFATNGVNMTKLESYMVGGHFTATQFYADVEGHPDDPALARALEELDYFTSYLEILGVYPAAPERKS
- a CDS encoding c-type cytochrome, translated to MFNTMTFTKAAGAFLGALLFFLLTAWASSALYTVGESHDASGGSEHAMKDMMSAAPGDLLAAPEEGDGAAKEEQVAQVELGTGDAAKGEKIFGKCKACHSLEGKNGVGPHLDGVVGRPIASVADYSYSDALKSHGGEWTLEALNEWLTNPKDFIPGNKMSFAGLKKPEDRNDVIAYLQEHSN
- a CDS encoding extracellular solute-binding protein, translating into MAKARVASKAIDLDWTQVAPRALSGLVAAGLIWAGLAFGAHAQDSTQGSDTIISYGIATLGHLKYPADYAHLDYVNPDAPKGGEISEWAPGGFDNYNPYSIQGRAAALSSVPLESLMEGTADTVGELYCLLCKSLEYPPSKDWVTFTLRDGIKFSDGTPLTAQDVVFSYEQLRDKGLSSFRAVIAQQVKSAKAIDDKHIRFDFQPDYPRRDIIQSVASLPIFSKAQFEKESIDLSQTSPVPFIGSGPYMFDSVKSNRAITWKRNPDYWGKDLPINKGRSNFDKIRVEYFGDYQSAFEGFKSGTYTFRNEASSIIWATAYDFPAMQSGEVVKAELPNGNIASGQGFAINLREPKFDDIRVREALGLVFNFEWSNDTLFYGLYDRVESFWENSKLQAQGKPSAEEKKILEPLAKDLPDGILTDDAVIQPVSGKRQLDRKNMRKAAKLLEEAGWTVGDDGMRRNDKGEKLTVAILNDSQTFDRVINPYVQNLRALGIDARMDRVDDSEYENRRRSHDFDMITTHLGQDEIPGSNLQQYFGSGSTDDVFNAMGLKNPAIDKMIRMVEEANTEEELLPRVHALDRSLRALRFWVPQWFKPTYTVAYYDMYDHPEKLPPYALGELDFWWYDADKAKKLKASGAL
- a CDS encoding microcin C ABC transporter permease YejB, yielding MGAYILRRLLMVIPTLLGIMIINFTLTQFVPGGPIEQVIARVQGEADSMRNISGGGDAGTQNQGGVEDSGYQGARGISPELLNQLEVQMGFARIVCDDGFTGTPDLADPACHKEKIPAWQRFAIMMKGYLTFDFGNSFFRNESVVNLVIDKMPVSITLGLWSTILAYIISIPLGIRKAVRDGTPFDTWTSGAIIVGYAIPGFLFAVMLMVLFAGGSYFKIFPLRGLTSDNFDQLSMIGKALDYLWHIALPVTATTIASFATMTLLTKNSFLDEINKQYVMTARAKGLAEKKVLYGHVFRNAMLIVIAGFPAQFLGIFFGASIIVETIFSLDGLGLLGFQAAVERDYPVIFGTLYMFGLISLVVNIISDMMYVFVDPRIDFEKRSG
- a CDS encoding ABC transporter permease: MALSPLNQRRWRNFKANRRAFWSAIIFAILFVASMFAEFIANDKPIVVSYRGELYFPIYNFYPETAFGGDFRTEAIYRDPTVQCLIETGGTEGCFDADDPKAFANEALKTGEVDGEKIEKGWLLWPPIPYSYNTINDVGTAPSAPDADHWLGTDDTARDVLARVIYGFRTSVLFALIVTGIGSIIGIAAGAVQGYFGGKVDLFFQRILEIWSSTPALYVIIILFAILGRSFWLLVMVSILFGWPALVGVVRAEFLRARNFEYVRAARALGVSDRVIMFRHILPNAMVATLTMLPFVITGAIGALASLDYLGYGLPSSAPSLGELALQGKQHLQAPWLAFSAFFTFAIMLSLLVFVFEGIRDAFDPRKVFR
- a CDS encoding ABC transporter ATP-binding protein translates to MKPVLEVENLKVAFSSEGKFTPAVKGVSFTVNAGETVALVGESGSGKSVTALSTVALVGGNSKVEGSIRYEGREMVGASERELMRVRGNDISFIFQEPMTSLNPLHTLEKQIGESLALHQGVTGEQAKKRIVDLLDKVGIQNPADRLQDYPHQLSGGQRQRVMIAMALANGPDLLIADEPTTALDVTIQAQILELLADLKRDMGMSLLFISHDLGVVRRIADRVCVMQHGEIVEQGKTEDIFANPKHPYTKKLLEAEPTGRAEPVPENAPELVRTEHLKIWFPIQRGLLRKTIGHVKAVNDASLSVRAGETLGIVGESGSGKTTLALAIMRLIPSEGPIIYENQDISSWQANKLRALRRDMQIVFQDPFGSLSPRMTVEQIIGEGLTVHGVEPGRNRREMVAEIMEETGLDPSMMERYPHEFSGGQRQRIAIARAMILRPKVVVLDEPTSALDMTVQVQIVDLLRDLQKRHGLAYLFISHDLRVVRALSHKIMVMKRGDVVEAGNAAEVFANPQTAYTRQLMVAALGESSLTPEIA
- a CDS encoding glycosyltransferase; its protein translation is MKILFVHQNFPGQFVHLAPALAARGHDVLALTVETNQRPSPVKVVKYRKPEPVEMSSRLTRLYAESAARGAKVALAARQLRDRHGYVPDVIFGHSGWGETLFLREVWPEAKLLVYAELMYRTTGMDTDFDAEFQKPGLETRISTTARSAHLIQSMVQADAGLAPTEFQAETFPPELCAKLTICHDGVDCARLAPNPQARFTVPETTLTFRPGDEVLTFVNRSLEPYRGYHSFMRALPDVLAARPEAHVLIVGEEGQSYGGPPKDAKSWKQKFLGEVRDRLDMSRVHFLGRIPYGDYVDMLHVSRTHAYLTYPFVLSWSLMESMAAGCAIVASDTAPVREVITDGQTGRLVDFFDIPGWSKALAEGLANPQTFAPMREAARTHMCERYDLRTHCLPRLIAFVEGAIATA